A single window of Streptomyces sp. NBC_00464 DNA harbors:
- a CDS encoding peptide MFS transporter, whose protein sequence is MASSLTKDPASTAGGEKTFFGHPRGLATLFMTEMWERYSFYGMKALLPLYLIAPGGLHMSATTATAIYSVYMAMVYLLAMPGGWMADRFWGPRKTVAIGGGVVILGHITLAVPNSATFFAGLVLVALGSGLLKANISTMVGHLYDGPKDPRRDGGFTLFYIGINIGAFLAPLTIGTVGENVNWHFGFALAAIGMALGLAQFMLGTRHLSPESNVVSTPATEQEKRSVLRKGLVWLIVAVVFYSLLGVTGNFADWALLPITIAGLIIPVAVLVRMKRDKELTATEQSKLSGYVWFFVVAAVFWMIYDQNGSTLSIFGENSTTNSLLGFDFPTSWYQSLNPIFIMAIAPVVASGWLWLNKRGKEPSTAVKFASSLVLIGISFVVFMIPLIDTAANGGRVSPMWLVAIYFIQTVAELCLSPVGLSVTTKMAPAKYSSQMMGVWFLAVTAGDSVTGLLTSPQLGVDLNTTGAVAFEAVLAVIAGVGIWMYRKKVTQHMSDAS, encoded by the coding sequence ATGGCGTCCAGCCTGACGAAGGACCCGGCGAGCACCGCTGGTGGCGAGAAGACGTTCTTCGGCCACCCCCGCGGCCTGGCCACTCTCTTCATGACCGAGATGTGGGAGCGCTACAGCTTCTACGGCATGAAGGCACTGCTCCCGCTGTACCTGATCGCGCCCGGCGGCTTGCACATGAGCGCCACCACGGCGACGGCGATCTACTCCGTCTACATGGCGATGGTCTACCTGCTCGCCATGCCCGGCGGCTGGATGGCCGACCGCTTCTGGGGGCCGCGCAAGACGGTCGCCATCGGCGGCGGTGTCGTCATCCTCGGCCACATCACGCTTGCTGTGCCCAACTCGGCGACCTTCTTCGCGGGCCTCGTGCTCGTCGCGCTCGGCTCCGGCCTGCTGAAGGCGAACATCTCCACGATGGTCGGCCACCTCTACGACGGCCCGAAGGATCCGCGCCGCGACGGTGGCTTCACGCTCTTCTACATCGGCATCAACATCGGCGCCTTCCTCGCCCCGCTGACCATCGGCACCGTCGGCGAGAACGTGAACTGGCACTTCGGCTTCGCGCTCGCCGCGATAGGCATGGCTCTGGGCCTCGCCCAGTTCATGCTCGGCACCCGCCACCTGAGCCCGGAGAGCAATGTCGTCTCCACTCCGGCGACGGAGCAGGAGAAGCGCTCCGTCCTGCGCAAGGGCCTGGTCTGGCTGATCGTCGCGGTCGTGTTCTACAGCCTGCTCGGCGTCACCGGGAACTTCGCCGACTGGGCGCTGCTGCCGATCACCATCGCCGGACTGATCATCCCGGTCGCCGTCCTGGTCCGCATGAAGCGCGACAAGGAGCTGACGGCGACCGAGCAGTCCAAGCTGTCGGGCTACGTCTGGTTCTTCGTGGTCGCCGCCGTCTTCTGGATGATCTACGACCAGAACGGCTCGACCCTGTCGATCTTCGGTGAGAACTCGACGACGAACAGCCTGCTCGGCTTCGACTTCCCGACGTCCTGGTACCAGTCGCTGAACCCGATCTTCATCATGGCGATCGCCCCCGTGGTCGCCTCGGGCTGGCTGTGGCTGAACAAGCGCGGCAAGGAGCCGAGCACCGCCGTCAAGTTCGCCTCCAGCCTCGTGCTGATCGGCATCTCCTTCGTCGTCTTCATGATCCCGCTGATCGACACCGCCGCCAACGGCGGACGGGTCAGCCCGATGTGGCTGGTGGCGATCTACTTCATCCAGACGGTCGCCGAGCTCTGCCTCTCCCCGGTCGGTCTGTCCGTCACCACGAAGATGGCTCCGGCGAAGTACAGCTCCCAGATGATGGGTGTCTGGTTCCTCGCGGTCACCGCGGGCGACTCGGTGACCGGTCTGCTCACCTCCCCGCAGCTCGGCGTCGACCTGAACACCACGGGGGCGGTCGCCTTCGAGGCGGTCCTCGCGGTCATCGCCGGTGTGGGCATCTGGATGTACCGCAAGAAGGTCACGCAGCACATGAGTGACGCGAGCTGA
- a CDS encoding response regulator transcription factor has protein sequence MTRVLLAEDDASISEPLARALRREGYEVEVREDGPTALDAGLQGGIDLVVLDLGLPGMDGLEVARRLRAEGHTVPVLVLTARADEVDTVVGLDAGADDYVTKPFRLAELLARVRALLRRGATEPAPQPATHGVRIDVESHRAWMGDEELQLTAKEFDLLRVLVRDAGRVVTRDQLMREVWDTTWWSSTKTLDMHISWLRKKLGDDAANPRYIATVRGVGFRFEKS, from the coding sequence ATGACCCGTGTACTGCTCGCCGAGGACGACGCATCCATCTCGGAGCCGCTGGCCCGCGCCCTGCGTCGGGAGGGTTACGAGGTCGAGGTCCGCGAAGACGGCCCGACCGCTCTCGACGCCGGCCTCCAGGGCGGAATCGACCTGGTCGTGCTCGACCTGGGGCTGCCCGGAATGGACGGCCTCGAAGTTGCCCGCCGGCTCCGCGCCGAGGGCCACACCGTGCCGGTCCTGGTGCTCACCGCCCGCGCCGACGAGGTGGACACGGTCGTCGGCCTCGACGCCGGTGCGGACGACTACGTCACCAAGCCCTTCCGGCTGGCCGAGCTCCTGGCCCGGGTCCGGGCCCTGCTGCGCCGCGGCGCCACCGAGCCCGCCCCGCAGCCCGCCACCCACGGCGTCAGGATCGACGTCGAGTCGCACCGGGCCTGGATGGGCGACGAGGAACTCCAGCTCACCGCCAAGGAGTTCGACCTGCTGCGGGTCCTGGTCCGGGACGCGGGCCGGGTCGTCACCCGCGACCAGCTGATGCGCGAGGTCTGGGACACCACCTGGTGGTCCTCCACCAAGACCCTCGACATGCACATCTCCTGGCTCCGCAAGAAGCTCGGCGACGACGCCGCCAATCCCCGGTACATCGCCACCGTCCGGGGCGTCGGCTTCCGCTTCGAGAAGAGCTGA
- a CDS encoding ATP-binding protein, which yields MRRRLINSTLAVVLVVIAVFGVSLVIVETRTISNSAQESVDSEALRLISVIESRLLGAERINPGVLAEQIDDKRYALVKMPGRAPIEVGERPSGSVITATEEGEHGEKVTVEESRTSVTREVGRTLMIIGAVALLAIVSAVLLAVRQANKLTSPLTDLAETAERLGSGDPRPRHKRYGVPELDRVADVLDSSAERIARMLTAERRLAADASHQLRTPLTALSMRIEEISVTDDPETVKEEANIALTQVERLTDVVQRLLTNARDPRTGSAVVFDLDEIVKQQIEEWRPAYRSEGRAIVCSGKQGLSAVGTPGAVAQVLAALIENSLMHGGGTVALRTRVTGNQAVIEVTDEGPGVPADLGARIFERTISGRNSTGIGLAVARDLAEADGGRLELLQQQPPVFALFLSQVALDRKTPDRPVR from the coding sequence ATGCGCCGACGCCTGATCAACTCCACCCTCGCCGTGGTGCTCGTGGTGATCGCCGTCTTCGGCGTCTCCCTCGTCATCGTGGAGACCCGCACCATCAGCAACAGCGCCCAGGAGAGCGTCGACTCCGAGGCGCTGCGGCTGATCAGCGTCATCGAGAGCCGCCTCCTCGGCGCCGAGCGGATCAACCCCGGCGTGCTGGCCGAACAGATCGACGACAAGCGCTACGCCCTGGTCAAGATGCCCGGCCGCGCCCCCATCGAGGTCGGCGAACGCCCCAGCGGCAGTGTGATCACCGCCACGGAGGAGGGCGAACACGGCGAGAAGGTCACCGTCGAGGAGTCCCGCACCTCCGTCACCCGCGAGGTCGGCCGCACCTTGATGATCATCGGTGCGGTGGCGCTGCTGGCCATCGTCTCCGCCGTGCTCCTGGCCGTACGCCAGGCCAACAAGCTGACCTCCCCGCTCACCGACCTCGCCGAGACCGCGGAACGCCTGGGATCGGGCGACCCGCGCCCACGCCACAAGCGGTACGGGGTGCCGGAGCTCGACCGGGTGGCCGACGTCCTGGACTCCTCCGCCGAACGGATCGCCCGGATGCTGACCGCGGAGCGCCGGCTCGCCGCCGACGCCTCCCACCAGCTCCGTACGCCGCTCACCGCGCTCTCCATGCGGATCGAGGAGATCTCCGTCACCGACGACCCCGAGACGGTGAAGGAGGAGGCGAACATCGCCCTCACCCAGGTGGAGCGGCTCACGGACGTGGTCCAGCGGCTGCTGACCAACGCCCGGGATCCGCGGACCGGCTCCGCCGTCGTCTTCGACCTCGACGAGATCGTCAAGCAGCAGATCGAGGAGTGGCGCCCGGCCTACCGGAGCGAGGGACGGGCCATCGTCTGCTCCGGCAAGCAGGGCCTGAGTGCCGTCGGCACACCGGGCGCGGTCGCGCAGGTGCTGGCCGCGCTGATCGAGAACTCACTCATGCACGGCGGCGGTACGGTCGCCCTGCGCACCCGGGTCACCGGAAACCAGGCGGTCATCGAGGTCACGGACGAGGGCCCCGGGGTCCCCGCCGACCTGGGCGCGAGGATCTTCGAGCGGACCATCAGCGGCCGCAACTCCACGGGCATCGGCCTCGCGGTTGCCCGCGACCTGGCGGAGGCGGACGGCGGCCGCCTGGAACTGCTCCAGCAGCAGCCACCGGTCTTCGCGTTGTTCCTCAGCCAGGTGGCCCTGGACAGAAAGACACCGGATCGCCCGGTGAGGTGA
- a CDS encoding GtrA family protein, translated as MSERGALRTRLDLLAREVAKFGVVGAVGLVVNIAVSNLLWRYTDIPTVRAGLMATFVAILCNYVGFRYWTYRDRDKSGRTRELTLFLLFSAVGAVIETGVLYAATYGFGWNSPVQSNVFKILGIGIATMFRFWSYRTWVFRALPDKDVVVSTEDAVGSTQDAIVSTDDVVVSTQDVARAARAVSVPAPAPAPAPAAVVRIEADTART; from the coding sequence ATGAGCGAACGGGGCGCACTGCGGACCCGGCTGGATCTGCTGGCCCGGGAGGTCGCCAAGTTCGGCGTGGTCGGCGCGGTCGGCCTGGTCGTCAATATCGCCGTATCCAACCTGCTGTGGCGCTACACGGACATTCCGACGGTGCGTGCGGGTCTGATGGCGACGTTCGTCGCGATCCTCTGCAACTACGTCGGCTTCCGCTACTGGACGTACCGGGACCGCGACAAGAGCGGCCGGACCCGGGAGCTGACCCTGTTCCTGCTGTTCAGCGCCGTGGGTGCGGTCATCGAGACCGGTGTGCTGTACGCCGCGACATACGGGTTCGGCTGGAACAGCCCGGTCCAGAGCAATGTCTTCAAGATCCTCGGAATCGGCATCGCGACGATGTTCCGCTTCTGGTCCTACCGGACGTGGGTCTTCAGGGCGCTGCCTGACAAAGACGTGGTCGTGAGCACGGAGGACGCGGTCGGGAGCACGCAGGACGCGATCGTGAGCACGGACGACGTCGTCGTGAGCACGCAGGACGTCGCGCGGGCGGCTCGTGCCGTTTCCGTACCCGCTCCGGCGCCCGCTCCCGCGCCGGCCGCGGTGGTACGGATCGAGGCCGATACGGCCCGCACGTAG
- a CDS encoding 5-(carboxyamino)imidazole ribonucleotide synthase: MTFPVVGMVGGGQLARMTHEAGIPLGIKFKLLSDTAQDSAAQVVSEVVVGDYRDLDTLRAFARGCDVITFDHEHVPTEHLRALEADGIPVRPGPDALVHAQDKGVMRAKLTEIGAPCPRHRIVKDPADAAAFAQEVGGFPVILKTVRGGYDGKGVWVVRSEADAADPFRAGVPVLAEEKVDFVRELAANIVRSPHGQAVAYPVVESIQVDGVCDTVIAPAPELSEKLGGEAQQLALRIAAELGVVGHLAVELFETRDGQILVNELAMRPHNSGHWTQDGAITSQFANHVRAVLDLPLGDPRPRATWTVMSNVLGGDFPDMYQAYLHCMARDPQLKIHMYGKDVKPGRKVGHVNTYGDDLADVRERARHAADYLRGTITE, from the coding sequence GTGACGTTCCCGGTAGTCGGCATGGTCGGTGGCGGTCAGCTCGCCCGTATGACCCACGAGGCGGGCATCCCCCTCGGCATCAAGTTCAAGCTCCTCAGTGACACCGCTCAGGACTCGGCGGCCCAGGTGGTGAGCGAAGTCGTCGTGGGCGACTATCGCGACCTGGACACGCTGCGCGCCTTCGCGCGCGGCTGTGACGTGATCACCTTCGATCACGAGCACGTGCCCACCGAGCATCTGCGGGCCCTGGAGGCGGACGGCATCCCCGTGCGCCCCGGCCCCGACGCCCTGGTGCACGCCCAGGACAAGGGGGTGATGCGCGCGAAGCTCACCGAGATCGGCGCGCCCTGCCCCCGCCACCGCATCGTGAAGGACCCGGCCGACGCCGCGGCCTTCGCCCAGGAGGTCGGCGGCTTCCCCGTCATCCTCAAGACGGTGCGCGGCGGCTACGACGGCAAGGGGGTCTGGGTGGTCCGCTCCGAGGCGGACGCGGCCGACCCCTTCCGGGCCGGCGTCCCCGTCCTCGCCGAGGAGAAGGTCGACTTCGTACGGGAGCTGGCGGCCAACATCGTCCGCTCGCCGCACGGCCAGGCCGTCGCCTACCCGGTCGTCGAGTCGATCCAGGTCGACGGCGTCTGCGACACGGTCATCGCGCCGGCCCCCGAGCTGAGCGAGAAGCTCGGAGGCGAGGCCCAGCAGCTCGCCCTCCGTATCGCAGCCGAGCTCGGAGTCGTCGGCCACCTCGCCGTCGAGCTCTTCGAGACCCGCGACGGGCAGATCCTCGTCAACGAACTGGCGATGCGCCCGCACAACTCCGGGCACTGGACCCAGGACGGCGCGATCACCTCGCAGTTCGCCAACCACGTCCGGGCCGTCCTGGACCTTCCGCTCGGTGACCCGCGCCCGCGTGCCACCTGGACGGTCATGTCCAACGTGCTGGGCGGCGACTTCCCGGACATGTACCAGGCGTACCTGCACTGCATGGCCCGTGACCCGCAGCTCAAGATCCACATGTACGGCAAGGACGTGAAGCCCGGCCGCAAGGTCGGCCACGTCAACACCTACGGCGACGACCTGGCGGACGTGCGCGAGCGCGCCCGGC